The DNA region CCAATTCACGACGAAAAAAATAATTTCGAATGCAGGAATCAAAGGAGAAATCCTAGTTTTCTCTGATGCGGAAAATGCTTTGGATTTTTTTCATGCGGAATTTCAAAACAAAGACAGGCTTCCCGACATAATCTTTTTAGATATCAATATGCCGCTTATGGACGGTTGGCAATTTTTAGATGCCTTTGAAAAAATCTTACCTAGTTTTCCAAAATCCATTGAGGTTTTCCTTGTCAGTTCATCTGTCGACAGCGCCGACACAGACCGTGCTGCCAAAATTCCCATCATCTCCGGGTACATATTCAAACCCTTTACAAAAGAAAAACTTTTGGAATCAATTTCGCACGTCCAATCTTAGCTTGTCAGTATTTTACTTCGTATATAGAAATGGACGCACACCTTATGGATCAGATACTCAATTGGATTGAAACCTATCCTTTGTCTTCCACATTCGTTGGACTGTTGTTGTTTCTTGTTTTGGTTTTTATCCGAGACATCACACAAAAAACGCACACGATTCAGAGAAACTTCCCGATCGTCGGCCGGCTTCGTTATTTCTTAGAAATGATTGGGCCCGAACTCAGACAATATTGGGTGGCCCACGATAAAGAAGAACGTCCCTTCGATCGTACGGAAAGAAGTTGGATTTACGCCACAGCCAAAGGCCAAAACAATAACTTTGGATTTGGAACTACAGAAATCCAATACGAACCTGGATATCCTATCATCAAACACAAAGCCTTTCCTTATCCAGAAGCCAAGGCTTACATCCACAACCAAGACCCAAGTTGTATTCCCTGTTTAAAAATCATTGGGTCCAAACGTAAATTTCCTTATAGACCTTACTCTATCGTTAATATCTCTGCAATGTCCTTTGGTTCTCTTGGTAAAAATGCGGTGTTGGCACTGAATAGAGGTGCGAGGGATTCCGGCGCCTATCAGAACACAGGTGAAGGTGGCCTCAGCCATTACCATATGGAAGGTGCTGATATGGTTTGGCAAATTGGCACTGGATACTTTGGAGCCAGAGACAAATCAGGAAAGTTTAGTTTGGATGTTTTAAAAGAGAAAGTGGCAAAAAATCCATGTATCAAAATGATTGAAATCAAACTTTCACAGGGCGCCAAACCAGGGAAAGGTGGAATCCTTCCTGCAAAAAAAGTAAACGCAGAAATTGCTGCCATCCGCCATGTAGAAGAAGGTAAAGATTGTATCTCTCCCAACTCACACAGTGAGTTTACCAATGTCAAAGAACTCGTTCAATTCATAGAAAGAATCGCTTCTGGAACCGGATTACCTGTCGGAATCAAAAGTGCCGTTGGGGAAATTGAATTTTGGGAAGAACTGGCCCGTGAAATGAAACAAACTTCTCTAGGCCCAGACTTCATCACCATCGATGGTGGAGAAGGGGGAACAGGTGCCGCTCCTCTCACCTATGCAGACCATGTATCCTTACCTTTTAAAATAGGATTCCAAAGAGTTTATACTCTGTTTCAAAAAGAAGGATTGTCCGAACAAATTGTTTGGATTGGTTCAGGAAAACTTGGATTTCCTGACCGAGCCGTCGTAGCAATCGCCATGGGATGTGATCTCATCAATATCGCAAGAGAAGCCATGTTGTCTATCGGTTGTATCCAAGCACAGAAATGCCATACAGATCATTGTCCTGCAGGGGTTGCCACTCAGAACTGGTGGTTGCAACGCGGAGTGGATCCAACCATCAAAGGAAAACGTGCGGCCAAGTACATCCAAGGATTTCGAAAAGAACTTTTGAGTTTGGCCCATTCTTGTGGTTACGAACACCCGGGCCAATTCACAGGCCAAGATATCGAAATTAGTATGGGTATGAACCGGTACCAAACCTTAGAGGGGTTACTCGGTTACAAAAGAGATGAAGTGAATTTTACAAAACTTCAAGATTATACAGTTTTTCCAAAACGACAAGCCTAAATGAAAAAACTCTTTCTGATTCTTATTTTATTCCAACTCAGTTGTCTTTCAGAGGAGAGGAATGTAAAAGCAGAAGCAGAGAAAGGTTATCTGGATCTAAGGAATCACTCTTTTACAGAACACGCATATATTGCCTTAAACGGGGAATGGAAATTTTTTTGGAATACTCCACCTTCTAAAATCAGAGAAACAGATTCAGACTTTTATTTAAATCTTCCTAACCATTGGAATGGATACAAAATGCCTTACGGTTCTTTAGGTGGATTTGGCCAGGCAAGTTTTAGAATCAAAATCAAACTGAATGAAAAACTTTCCGAAACCATGGCCCTCACAGTCCATGAACAGGACACTTCGTACGCCATTTATGTAAACGGAAAGTATTTAGGAGGTTCGGGAATTCCTGGACCCAATGCGAACGAATTTGTTCCACAAGTTAAATCAACTTTGGTTGTTTTACCTGAAACCTCTGACTTAACTATCGATCTTTATGTTGCCAATTATGTACATAGAAAAGGTGGAATTTGGAACGATATTGTTTTATCTACATATACAAATGCAGAAAGTAGACTTACCAAACGAAAAATAAACGAAACCATGTTATCCTCGGTTTTAGCCTTTGTTGGTTTATTTTTTCTAGTGATGTATTTTTACAATCGTGATGGGAAACATACCATGGGGATCTTTCTATTTTCTTTGGCAGTATTCTTTAGAACCATTTCCACCGGAGAGCGAATCATATCAGAATTTTATGATTTTCCTTATTGGTTTTTGTTACGACTGGAATACATTTCTTGGTTCTGGTCGGCTCCCCTACTTTATCATTATTTTTATACACTTTTTCCCGAAGACTTTTCTAAAAAAGTGGGGAACTTCTTTTATACACTTTCGTTCATTTTAAGTTTAGGATTGTTATTACCACCTGTTTATTTTACGGAAACGGCATCCATTTATCCGATCGCTTTTGTTGGTAACGGTGTTTATATTTTTGTTTATTTGTATAGAGCTTACAAAAAAAGCAGAATGGAATCAAAGCTCTTGTTAGCTGGCATGCTCTTAGTTTTAGTTGCTGCCACAAACGATGTCCTACATGCAGAATCTTACATCCACACCATGTACGTCGGTCCTACGAGCGTAGTGGTATTTGTATTTTTGCAAGTCATCACTTTTGGACGGATTGTTCGCCAAAACATCACCAAATCTTTGGAATTTGCCCACGAACAAAAACAACTCAGCCATTCCTTTAGCCGTTTTGTTCCCACAGAATTTCTATTCCATTTGGGTAAAGCGGACATTCGGCAAGTGGATCTAGGTGACCAAGTCCAAAAGAGAATGACCATCCTCTTTGCGGATATCAGATCCTTTACCGAGTTTTCAGAAACATTAACTCCTAAGGAAAATTTTGACTTTTTAAATAGTTATCTCCAAAGAGTGGGTCCAATCATCAGACACAACAATGGATTCATCGATAAATTCATTGGGGATGCGGTAATGGCTTTATTTCCTTATGATACCAATGATGCGGTCAAAGCAGCCGTAGAAATGCAAGAAGCCATTCGGATTTACAACGGGCATAGATCCAATTGTGGTTATATCCCCATCGAAGTAGGAATTGGGATTCACACAGGAAACCTCACCTTAGGAATCTTAGGCGAACACAAACGAATGGAAGGAACCGTTATTTCCGACGCTGTCAACCTTGCCTCTCGGATCGAAGGAATCACCAAACTCTTTTCTTCTCGAATTGTGATTAGTGCTGACACTTTTATCGAAGCATCTGAAGGATTAGGATACCATTACCGACTCCTCGACCGTGTGGCCATCAAAGGAAAAACAGAATCTGTTTTTGTTGTGGAAGTTTTGGATGGATACGAACCCGAAAAAGCAGCAAGACTTGTTTCTACAAAAGATGATTATACTCTCGCCTTGGATGCCTTCCGGCGAGAAGATTTTGAAGAGGCCATTGAAGGATTTTCCAAACTACTCGATACAAACCCCGACGACTCTGTTTCACGATTGTTTTTGGAGCGTTGTCACGAAGCGCGAACCAAACCAAAAATGGAACTGGGAAGTTAATTCAGCTTAGTTTACGTTTGGCTTGAAAATAATAACCCATTCCAAGTAAAATTCCAATACCTAAAACTCCAAGAGCTAAATACGGCTCAGAAATACAAACAGAACCAAGTGCGACTAGTCCCAGAACCATGGCAATTCCAGGTAGGAATGGATACAATGGTGCTTTATATGGCCTTTCCATATTTGGCTCTTTTTTACGGAGAACAAAATAGGAAACTAAACTTAAGAGATACATACCACAAGCACCTAATGCAGAAATGGTGATAAGTTCAGCAGTATCCAAAAAACACATACAAAAAATTCCCAAGGTTCCTCCAGAAAGGACAGCATTCCCTGGTACCGAAGAACCTTTGCTTAACTTTGAAAGGTAATTTGGCAAATACCCTTCCTTTGCCATAGCATAAACCAACCGAGAATTTCCAAGGATGATCCCAAAAAGTGAGGCCACAAGTCCAAATAAACCAATAAAGGTAAATACAAAAGGCCAAATTTGATCTTTGCCGTATAACTTTTGCAATACATAAGACAGTGGATAATCCAATTCAGAAATTTCTTTGATATCTACAACAGAAGCAGTAAAAACAAAAATAAGTCCCGCCAAACAGAGTAAAGTTAAAATACCAGCAGTGTATCCAATAGGAATGTCCTTTGCTGGATTACGAACTTCTTCGGAAGCCAAAGCCACTCCTTCCACTGCCAGAAAAAACCAAATGGCAAATGGAATGGAAAGAAAAACGGAACCCCAAGAAATGGAATGAACTTCTGGAAAATTAGGAATACGTTGGAAAGAAATATGAGGAACCAAAAATGTTAAGTATAGTAAAAGCCCAAACACGGCCACAAGTGTAACGAATAATTCAAAACGTGCAGTTTGTTTGATCCCCGTTAAGTTGATTAACAACAACAAACAAAACATAACAATCCCAGCACCAAACTCTGGAATGACGGGAAATAGAAAATGAATGTATCCACCGAGGGCAGAAGCAATGGCAGGTGGGGCGAGTAAAAATTCTACAAGAACCAAATACCCAGTGACGAGTCCAAACAAATCTCCGAGAGCCCTTTTTGCATAAGCAGATGGTCCACCGGATTGTGGGATGCTAGCAGCAAGTTCAGTAAAACAAAGTGCAAAAAGAACATAGAAAGTAGCAATCAATGCTACAGCAAAACTAAATTCCCAAAAACTAGCTTTTGACCATCCAAAGTTCCAACCAAAATAATCACCAGAAATCACAAGCCCAACAGCGATGCCCCATAAATGGACAGAATGTAGAACTTTATGCATCTTTGGATCTTCTTTCATACCACCTCTTTTTGCTGAAACAATTGTGTACATATTGAATCACACACTTACATTGAATCAAAAAACTTAATATACGAATCATACTACATCTATTATCAGCAACTTTTTTCAAATTCGAATGAGATTGTTTGGCGAGATTCATCCAACTTCTTGCAAAATTGAGACCGATTTCTCGAAGTATTTCTGTTAAATGAAAAATTTCGGAATTGCAAATGATTCTAAATCCTAATAATATAGGGAAAATACTAGAAAACGGACCTAAAAAATGCGAAACATCAATTTAACCTTAATTATACTTTTATTTTTCATTTATCCTTTAAGTGCAGTACAAACCATCCTTCTCAAACAAGGCAAATCCATCAAGGGGATCGTCACAAATCAAAACGTGGATAGTGTCGAAGTAGACACACAAAATGGAAAACACATGGTCATTTCCAAAAAAACTGTCCTAAAGATTATCTATAAAGACATTGCGGAATCAGAAGAAGAAATCATTCGTAAAGAAGAAGAAGAAAAACGAAAGTCGGAAAAAGAAAAAGCCATCGCCGCCAAACAAGAAGAAATCCGCAAACGTAGAGAAGAATTATCCAGACAAGACGCAGAAAAGAAAGCCAAACAAGAAGGGGGAGAAGTAGTAACCCATAGCCTTCGTGATTCTTTTGTTCTTGGGTCTGTTGCTGATGGTAACATGATCACTCTCGCTCCCGACTCGGCAAGATGTCAGGCCTTCCAAGAGTATACAGAATACTTTTGGTTGTTTGGTGCCTTACGTTTTAGTGAACCAAATTGGGATGAATTACTTCCCAAAGACAGCCGTCCGGTTCGTATCAAACAAACATCAACTTGGACAGACATGGCAATCACCTTACTGGGTGGATTTCTCATTACAGTCACTCGTAAGACAATTGTTGTTGATGTTTGTGAAGGAAATGGTTTCCGCATGGTTTCTGATTCCGAAATCAAACGCATCAAAGATGAAGCCGTAGAACAAATCAGAACCGAACAAGAACTGAAAGAAGCAGAAGAAAAATACGAATTAGAACAACTCGAAAAAGATTTAGAATCTTTGAAGAAGAAGAAGTAAAAATTAGAACGGAACTGAATATGAATCTTAGATTTTTACAACTACCTTTCTTTCCTTTTCATCAGCTAACAAAGGGAATTTGTATCTTACTTGTTCCTTTTTTAATGTTTCAAAATTGTTATTTCAATCCGGTTGTGAATGGAATCTTAAATCCAAAGGTAGAAGAGTCTGACTCATCCGCATTGCTTGGATTAGCTGGTGGACTTGGGGGTTCAGCATCTACCGTTAGCATCACTGGCCAAATCAAAAAGCTGGGTGTTTCTCTTGTTGGCGTCGACGTCAGCTTAGGAACCCCTTTATTTTCTTCGAAGAATACTATCTCTTCTACAACAAATACGGCTGGAAGATTCTATCTAGATATCCCAACGGGATCGGCAACCTTACAGTTTTCGGATGGAGGTACCTTAGTAACCATCCAATTAATGGTCACACCAATAGGAGCGACTGTTGGCTTTATTAACAATTCTAGCTATTCAGTCCAAAATTTAGATGTTTATGTCCTTGGGTCAGAGCCTCCTGTTTATTTGGAGTTGCTATCGTCCATGCCTTTTGATGGAGCAGTGATTAATAGTAGTAACTACTATGACTTCGTTCCTGATGGAAGATTTCTATTTACCTTCTCTGAAGAAGTCGATTATGAAGCCAGTTCCTCCGCAAGTTTCATTATCAATCCATCACTTGATGAATTGACTATTGACTTTTCAAAAGAAAACGTGTATATCCTTCCTAGCTTCTCTCTTTCACCAAATCAATTTTATACCATTACATTAAATTCTGGTATCAAATCACTAACTGGTAAATCGAATAGACCGACGACAATCCAATTTATGACTGGGGATCTATTCTTATAGCTATTGAAGAACCCCTGCTCGAATGGAATTGACCCATTCTATAAGAAAACTTGAGCATTGAGTCGGTGTTTGCTTCAGTAGCAAAATTTTTACAAAAAGAATAGGATGGAAATTTATGAGAATACAAATCCACAAAATCTATTTTATAATTTTCTTTCTTCCTTTTTTTTCTAACTGTTATTTCAATCCGGTTGTGAATGGGATTTTAAACCCGCTGGAAGAAGAAAATAATAATTCATTCCTTGGTCTGCTAGGCCTCGCACAAGGAACATCGAACCTAATGATCACAGGCCAAATCCGTAACCCCAATGGGGTTGTCATGTTAGGCCTTGGTTTAACACCTTCTGCTACTGCAAACAACATAAAATCTACATCACCTTATATGACTGATGCAGGAGGAAGGTTTTATCTTCCTTACCAATCCGGCAGGATTAGCTTTGACGTTTCACAGAATGGCTCTCCCTTTTTTACTCTTATATTAAACGTTTTGAATCCAAACGGAATCACCGCAGAGACAGTTGGTGCTCCAGCAGGATTGGAAATATCCAATTTAAGAACCATTAGTGGCAGCGAGACCTCTACCTTTTTTGAGTTGGTCAATGCATATATTCTAGATGGAGAAAGTAATGAAATTCCGCTGCACAATGCAGAGGTATCAAATTGGATTCCAGCGTTTTTCTTTGCTTTTACAGAACCGACAATTCCTGCCTTAACAACAGGGCCATTAGCGGCTGATTGGATTTCTCAAAATATTTCGATCTCACCAGCTGCTTCATTCGACAATTTTATGATAGTCACAGGAAATACATTGTCGGTTGCTCCAATGTCTTTACCTGGACCAGCTGTATATGAGATTACTCTAAAGTCCGGAATCCTATCCGCAACAGGGAAATCTTTAACACCAAGGACGATTCGTTTTACATATAATTACGCCCCTTAAGCCATATTAGAATCTTTTTTTCAGGCACTGGATTATTTCACATAGTCAATAAATTTCTTGCCAAACATCACTACTTTCGATAGAATTAACCCCTTAGGATTCTAACCCGAGAGAATTTTCTTTGTAAAACAATCCCTCTTTTTTCTGGAGAAACGATATGAGCTCGCGATTTAATTTACTATCTGTTTCAGTATTTTTGAGTTTATGGATGTTGCTTGGGAATTGTTATTTCAATCCAGCGGTGCAAATGGTTGTGAATCCTACTGTAGCGGAAGAGCCAGACGTAGCAAGTGCTGGATTCATCGCTGCTCTTGCCACCCCTCCTGCATTACCATCCCCTTATTTTTCTCTTGTGAGCTCTAGTCCAGCTGACGGCGAAGACCTTATCACTTCCCAATCAACAATATCTTTTACCTTTTCAGAAACATTGGATCTCGATATTCCAAATGCGAGCACCTGGATCGCTACGAATATTCTACAAGCTCAACCTCTTTTAAACTTCAATCCAACGGTAACTATATCTGATAATAAATTTGATCTTTCCTTATCTAGTGCCATAGGCCCAGGATTCACATATATCATTACTTTTGGATCTGGAATTAAAGTAAAATCAGGTAAACCGTTGGCTCCAGGAACAAAGGTTACATTTACCTGCAATGGATGCACCCCCACATAAAGTATTCATTTTTTCTATTGACAACATAAAGTAATATATCAGATAATTCATATATTCGCATAAAATTATACTGCGGTCACTTATTTGACGCCATATTTACGAAAATGAATTTGATAATACGTAAACTCAAATACTCTCTACTTATAGTTCTACTTTTAATCCAAGCAAACTGTTACTACAACCCTTTCGTTCAAAAAATTCTAGCTCCCGATCCCAAAGAAGACTCATCCATTCTCCTAGGACTCCCTCTTCTGGGCGGACTGACTCCTGCACCCTTTGCATTATCTATTGCTGGCCAAATTAGAAATGAAACAGGTGCGGTAGTTTCGAATGCAGAATTAAAAGTGATCCATCGATCGAATGAACTGGAAGGATTAGATTCAACGGTGACGACAGATTCTGGTGGGAGATTTTTTATTCACTTGTCCACCGGTTCCACAACATTTGAGGTTACTCTATTAGGTTCCACTTATTTTACTTTTACACTTTTTGTTTCTTCACCTCAGGACATCAGAGTTTCGGAAATCAAAGGCAATTCTAATCCCTTGGAAGTCTCAAGTTTTTTTGCTTATGAGCCAGGAAACCAACCTAGTTTTTTTGAACTGACATATTCTATCCCATACAACAATCAAATTCTCGAGTATACACCAGAAAGTTTTAATTTTTATTTTTCTGACTTCCCTCAGGGACTAGGACAAGTTCAAGCAGCAACGTGGCTTGCTGAAAATATTACAGTGATTCCAGCAATTTCTTTAAATAATGTGGAAATTATGTCAGAGTCCATTTTCATAAGTGCTGCCAACTTCACCAATGGAGTTACCTATAGTATAACCTTGGGCCCAGGAATTCGATCCCAATCAGGAATCCCCCTCACCCCAAGAACTTTGTTGATCTCTTGTCTTTCCGAATGCGGATATTAACTCATACTTGACAACGAAACGGATCTTTTATAGTTTTTGGTGGTTGTGAATGCTCCACCGAACCAATACAAAATTTATTTCCCGAAAACACTCAAAAGTTTTTTAACCATATCTCTTTCGGTATTTGTTCTCTTTTTCTGCTCTCCTTCCCATGAAGAATCCATAGACTCACTTGTTTCCAAAGTTCCCAATCCTAAGGAACTCAGAAATAGTTGGGTAGAAGACAGTGCCGGTGTTTTGACAGACACATCAGTCATCGACAATATGATTAGCGCAGAAGAAGCTTTAAGTGGTTTGGAAATTGCGGTTGTCACATTGCCGACGATTGGAAGTTATGTGCCAAAAGACTTTGCCGTAGCATTATTTAAGTATTGGAAAATTGGGAAAAAAGGCAAGGACAATGGAATCCTTGTTTTACACATCATCGACCAAAGGCGTGTAGAAATCGAAACTGGATATGGTCTAGAAGGAGACCTTCCCGATGTCACCATTAAACGAATTATTGATACCTACACCATTCCCGCATTCAAAGCAGACGACTTTCAAAAGGGTCATGCCGATACGGTTGCCGCACTCATTGGCAAACTGAATCATCCCGAAATTGCGGTGGAAGATTTATTGTCCAATCCCTCGGATACAAATGTTGCAACAGATACAAGTGAAGATCCTTCAAACAATGACACATCCAATCAGTCTAAACGAACGGATGAATATGACTACCAAGGAAAATCCTACTCGCAACTCACAGATGATGAAAAGAAAATCTTAGAAGAAACCGTTGATAGATACAATACCACTGGAAATTATTTTTTAAACGATGAAGAATCAAGATTGTTAAACGAAAAATTCGCCGAACAAGAAAAAATAGAAAAGGAAGAATCGTTTCGAAATAAACAATTCTTAATCCTAGGTTACCTTGGTTTATTTGTATTTTTAAATTTATTCCAAAGGATTGTGGTTTGGCTCACACCTTCTCCAACTGCCAAATACCATATTGTCCACAAAACAGATTTTATTCTGTTTTATGGAATTGTGATCAGTCCTGTCATCATTGCCATCACCCTATTGTCTTTGGTGTTAGATGAAGCATTATTTCCAGTATCGATTTTTCTGATCATAGGTAGTATCATAGTCTTCTTTATTTTTTGGGGAGACTTACGAATGCGTAAGTTGATGGAACGATTACAAGCCATTCGCAACACACCCAGAAACTGTAAAAAATGTGGAACCGCTATGGTGAAACTTTCGGAAGAAGAGGATAACATCCATTTGTCGAAAGGACAAATTTCTGAAGAGCTTGTGAATTCCATAGATTACGATGTTTGGGTATGTCCTGGATGTGAGGCCAACTCCATTCTCAAATTCCCAAATATCGATCCCGAATACATTTACAAAGGCACTTCCTTTCGTAAGATTAAGACCTGCCCCGAATGTAAGTTCGAAACCTTTGTTTGTAAATCCAGTCGTATTTTGTCGGAAGCAACTTACAGCAGTTCGGGTAAGGTAGAAGTCAGACGAAATTGTGCTCACTGCAAACATAGTGCCACCGAATACGAAACCATTCCCAAAAAACAAAAGAGCAGTTCAGGCGGCTCCTCTGGTGGCGGTGGCGGCGGGGGAGGAAGTTTTGGAGGTGGTTCCTCGGGTGGGGGTGGAAGCGGCGGAAGTTACTAGATGCCCTTTACCCAAGTGATGAATTGGAAGAATCGAATATGAAAACAAATGATTCTAATTTTTTAAGTTTTCTCGGAGCACCTGCCCAGAGAGCTTTGATCAATGAACTTGGGATTTCAAAACTCGAAGATCTATCTCGATTTACGAAAAAAGACCTACTTCGATTACACGGGTTTGGTCCCAGTTCCCTCCCCAAACTTGAAGCCGAACTAAAAAAACTAGGGATCCAATTGAAAGATGAATCGTAGTTCACTCACCTTTATTTTCAAAACCGTTAGAAACGGTGGAAACCACTTTCTAGAACGTTTTCAACGGTTTTAGTTGTACAGTGCATATCTCTCCGCAGGACTAGGTGTTAATTCAAGTTTCTATCCCTCTACGATAATAAATCCTTTCAACGGAAAACTTTTGGTTATAACCACAAACGGAGCCAACTCTACCAAACCCTCCCTCTTTATCTGGTAACCAATCCCCGCGCCACAGGATCCGAAGGGCTTGGTCTCACCCGACTAGGGTGAGACGGGAGCGTTAGCGCACCCCGGAGGAAGCCCGGTCGGTTTAGAATCATAGTAAGGTCACCTAACCAATTCGAGGCGCCCAAAAATCCTTAAATCCAAGGATGCAAAGAAAATAAAAATTTCCAGGGAAATGGAATCTCCGCTGTCATCGAGGCCGCGATCCAATTCGAACAAAATTAAATATAGTATTTATCCCTACTGAAAAAATCCCTTCTTTTTTGGAACCAAACATACATTCGCCTATTCGATTTTGATACCAATTTAGAAAATGGCGCTATGTACAATCCGTCTGACCTCACAAGCAAACAGTCGTTTGTTTTTACTAAGCATAATCTATTTATTTTTGTCATTTTTCTCCTATGCAGTTCGAACATTTTTGCCAATGAAAATGAGGCTTCGCTTTCCATTCACGATAAAAAGGGCAGATGGAATCTCCAATGGGGTTACAACAGAAGTTCTTATACGCAAAGTGATATTAATTTTCGCGGTCCGGGTTATAACTACACTCTCAAAGACGTGAACGCAAAAGATAAACCGGAATCTTTTAAGCCAGAGGTTTATTTAAACCCTTCCAAATTTGAAATCCCACAATACAATTTAAAGATTAGTTATTTCTTCACCGACAGGTTCTTTTTGGCTTTTGGCCAAGACCATATGAAGTATGTGGTCACACCAGGCCAACCTGTGAAGTATTCTGGTTACATTGATCCAGGTGTGATTGCTAAAAATCAATTGGCATTGTCACCGGAGGCGGCCGCTTTTATTTATCTCTTTCCTGGACATGTACAGGAAATGGCGGGTTATCATGGTGGAGAACAAACCATTGCTTTAACACCTGATATCCTAAAGTATGAACATACTGATGGACTCAATTATTTATTTTTAGACTTTGGTTGGATCACACCTCTTTATACTTCTTCCGATGGACTCAGCGGTATTAGTTTAGTTTCTACAATTGGGGCTGGACCGGTAGTTTGTCGTAGCGACGTACGCGTGTTAGGGAAAGGCCAAAACAATAACTTCCATCTTTCAGGTTACGGTGTTTCCGGATATGTTGCGACTCGTTATGAGTTTTCTCGAACATACTTTATAGAATTAGGTGGTAAGGGTGGATACATTGACCTAACAGATGTTCTTACCAGTGGTGGATCCAATCGTGCTTCTCAAAATTTTGGATTTTTAGAACTGGTTCTGTCTGGCGGAATTGCTATTTAGCAATTTTATAGATTGATTCTACACTGTCCTACAAATTGAATAGAACTATGAATGAATCCATCGTTTATCAAATCTCTGTCCAATCGTTTAAAAAAGGACTTGGGAATTTAGTCAAAATTTTAGAAAAAGCAGAAGCCTATTCAGAAACAAAAAAGTTTCCCTTTGAGAATTTACTTAATTCACGACTTTTCCCCGACCAATTCCAGTTAACCAAACAAATCCAAATTGCATGTGATACAGCCAAACTTTGTGTCGCCCGGATTTCAGGAAAAGACGCACCAGTTCACGATGATTCCGAAACGAATTTAGCAGAACTAAAAAATCGAATTGGTTCTGTGATCCAATACTTAGATACTTTTAAAGAAGAGGATTTTAAGTCAGCGAGTGAAATCAAAGTTTCACAGCCAAGATGGGAAGGAAAATATTTAACTGGATTTGAATATCTTACAAACCACGCAATTCCTAATTTTTATTTCCACATAACAACTGCCTATGCGATTCTAAGGCATAATGGTGTTGAAGTTGGGAAAAAAGATTATTTAGGTGAAATGCCATTTAAGAAATAAATGGAATCTGTTTTTTAAAGATTTCTAAGGGCTCTGACTCGAAGAGCC from Leptospira noumeaensis includes:
- a CDS encoding Ig-like domain-containing protein, whose product is MNLRFLQLPFFPFHQLTKGICILLVPFLMFQNCYFNPVVNGILNPKVEESDSSALLGLAGGLGGSASTVSITGQIKKLGVSLVGVDVSLGTPLFSSKNTISSTTNTAGRFYLDIPTGSATLQFSDGGTLVTIQLMVTPIGATVGFINNSSYSVQNLDVYVLGSEPPVYLELLSSMPFDGAVINSSNYYDFVPDGRFLFTFSEEVDYEASSSASFIINPSLDELTIDFSKENVYILPSFSLSPNQFYTITLNSGIKSLTGKSNRPTTIQFMTGDLFL
- a CDS encoding DUF1993 domain-containing protein; the protein is MVYQISVQSFKKGLGNLVKILEKAEAYSETKKFPFENLLNSRLFPDQFQLTKQIQIACDTAKLCVARISGKDAPVHDDSETNLAELKNRIGSVIQYLDTFKEEDFKSASEIKVSQPRWEGKYLTGFEYLTNHAIPNFYFHITTAYAILRHNGVEVGKKDYLGEMPFKK
- a CDS encoding Ig-like domain-containing protein, with the translated sequence MSSRFNLLSVSVFLSLWMLLGNCYFNPAVQMVVNPTVAEEPDVASAGFIAALATPPALPSPYFSLVSSSPADGEDLITSQSTISFTFSETLDLDIPNASTWIATNILQAQPLLNFNPTVTISDNKFDLSLSSAIGPGFTYIITFGSGIKVKSGKPLAPGTKVTFTCNGCTPT
- a CDS encoding carboxypeptidase-like regulatory domain-containing protein, translated to MNLIIRKLKYSLLIVLLLIQANCYYNPFVQKILAPDPKEDSSILLGLPLLGGLTPAPFALSIAGQIRNETGAVVSNAELKVIHRSNELEGLDSTVTTDSGGRFFIHLSTGSTTFEVTLLGSTYFTFTLFVSSPQDIRVSEIKGNSNPLEVSSFFAYEPGNQPSFFELTYSIPYNNQILEYTPESFNFYFSDFPQGLGQVQAATWLAENITVIPAISLNNVEIMSESIFISAANFTNGVTYSITLGPGIRSQSGIPLTPRTLLISCLSECGY
- a CDS encoding TPM domain-containing protein, translating into MNAPPNQYKIYFPKTLKSFLTISLSVFVLFFCSPSHEESIDSLVSKVPNPKELRNSWVEDSAGVLTDTSVIDNMISAEEALSGLEIAVVTLPTIGSYVPKDFAVALFKYWKIGKKGKDNGILVLHIIDQRRVEIETGYGLEGDLPDVTIKRIIDTYTIPAFKADDFQKGHADTVAALIGKLNHPEIAVEDLLSNPSDTNVATDTSEDPSNNDTSNQSKRTDEYDYQGKSYSQLTDDEKKILEETVDRYNTTGNYFLNDEESRLLNEKFAEQEKIEKEESFRNKQFLILGYLGLFVFLNLFQRIVVWLTPSPTAKYHIVHKTDFILFYGIVISPVIIAITLLSLVLDEALFPVSIFLIIGSIIVFFIFWGDLRMRKLMERLQAIRNTPRNCKKCGTAMVKLSEEEDNIHLSKGQISEELVNSIDYDVWVCPGCEANSILKFPNIDPEYIYKGTSFRKIKTCPECKFETFVCKSSRILSEATYSSSGKVEVRRNCAHCKHSATEYETIPKKQKSSSGGSSGGGGGGGGSFGGGSSGGGGSGGSY